A window of the Thalassospira indica genome harbors these coding sequences:
- the ubiT gene encoding ubiquinone anaerobic biosynthesis accessory factor UbiT, translated as MTESYPSFTPFLLANPFIRNAPTLLVERICRHAMATMHHRYRPVFERVAEQEAFALLISPTDLDLQFYLKIDADHPELRPARHSEEETVAAQISGPLPALLELLQGTSDGDALFFSRTLRIKGRTELVVALRNALDGESIDLRSAVAESFGVMGPAARAALGLAEKIYRQLQHDMNRTANALTSPTAKRLLGVEKRTSAQAVTLAEIEKTIQRRNRHTRPKPSGAAKDDFALPANP; from the coding sequence GTGACAGAAAGCTATCCATCCTTTACGCCATTTTTGCTGGCAAACCCGTTCATACGCAATGCGCCAACCCTTTTGGTCGAGCGCATATGCCGCCACGCGATGGCGACGATGCATCATCGCTACAGACCGGTATTTGAACGGGTGGCAGAGCAAGAAGCATTCGCGTTGCTGATTTCTCCGACTGACCTGGATTTGCAATTCTATTTAAAAATAGATGCCGATCATCCTGAACTCCGCCCCGCAAGACATAGCGAAGAAGAAACTGTCGCAGCACAGATATCAGGACCGTTACCCGCATTGCTGGAGCTTCTTCAAGGGACATCGGATGGTGACGCACTGTTCTTTTCGCGCACATTGCGGATCAAGGGACGCACTGAACTTGTTGTCGCACTTCGCAATGCCCTGGATGGAGAATCAATTGATCTGCGATCCGCTGTGGCTGAAAGCTTTGGCGTGATGGGCCCTGCAGCCAGGGCAGCACTTGGCCTTGCCGAAAAGATTTATCGACAACTTCAGCACGACATGAACCGGACGGCAAATGCATTGACGTCCCCGACCGCCAAACGTTTGCTCGGCGTGGAAAAACGCACATCCGCGCAAGCGGTCACACTGGCTGAGATCGAGAAAACAATACAAAGG
- a CDS encoding DUF542 domain-containing protein produces the protein MQDALNMATLDVKPAELLDQSLGGLISCFPGATLVFRRHRIGFCCHPDRTLQEAAKRKELDPHVIAEELCALPKGPLTLPNVGDVDGFIDFILTRYHDVHRDELIELIALSREIEIVHGDHPDAPVGLADALMEMAEQLDMHMTKEENVLFPAMREMSRNTPITPALAMPIHCMREEHDDHGQAIHKLQKLTNNCTLPDGVCGSWRRLYSGTSKLIEDLVAHMYLENSILFPRFE, from the coding sequence ATGCAAGATGCGTTGAACATGGCAACATTGGACGTTAAGCCCGCCGAACTGCTTGATCAGAGTCTGGGAGGCTTGATTTCATGTTTCCCTGGCGCAACGCTGGTTTTTCGCCGTCATCGCATCGGGTTTTGTTGTCATCCTGACCGGACGCTTCAAGAAGCTGCAAAGCGCAAGGAACTTGATCCGCATGTGATTGCGGAGGAACTCTGTGCGCTTCCCAAGGGGCCTTTGACCTTGCCAAATGTGGGGGATGTCGATGGGTTTATCGATTTCATTCTTACGCGCTATCACGATGTTCACCGCGATGAATTGATCGAGTTGATTGCGCTGTCCCGCGAAATTGAAATTGTCCATGGTGACCATCCGGACGCGCCGGTAGGGCTGGCAGATGCATTGATGGAAATGGCAGAGCAACTTGATATGCACATGACGAAAGAGGAAAATGTTCTTTTTCCGGCGATGCGTGAAATGAGCCGGAACACCCCGATCACGCCAGCACTGGCCATGCCCATCCATTGTATGCGCGAAGAGCATGACGATCATGGTCAAGCCATTCACAAGCTGCAGAAACTGACGAACAATTGCACCTTGCCCGACGGGGTATGTGGTTCGTGGCGCAGATTATACAGCGGGACCAGCAAGCTGATCGAAGATCTTGTTGCCCATATGTATTTGGAAAATTCGATCCTGTTCCCACGGTTTGAATAG
- a CDS encoding Crp/Fnr family transcriptional regulator encodes MRDIDRISGVLQSGRYFKNWPKDDILELASLCTWVRYDPDTVIIHAGDPASALFLIVNGHVELSYTDGEGKDGVIDLLGDGQLVGECALAPEACYAVSIKTLDATTAIRIDGAAFADFLSAHFDRALTMMSVVTERLCQMLRQTEELKCRSAAQRLGIYLLADAVPVGDVHETPLTVEKSALARKIGMTSETFSRALKKLSEHGVSQHSNGYIIRIADTEMLAEWCGLSSSEAREEQSDGFKVAV; translated from the coding sequence ATGAGAGATATTGATCGCATCTCGGGTGTTCTCCAGTCTGGGCGCTATTTCAAAAACTGGCCGAAAGACGACATTCTGGAACTGGCGTCATTGTGTACGTGGGTTCGGTATGATCCAGATACGGTAATCATTCATGCCGGAGACCCAGCATCAGCCCTTTTTCTGATTGTGAATGGGCATGTTGAGTTGTCCTACACGGACGGGGAGGGCAAGGACGGTGTTATTGATTTGCTGGGTGACGGACAGCTTGTAGGTGAGTGTGCGCTCGCACCTGAAGCCTGTTACGCCGTTTCAATCAAAACGCTGGACGCGACGACCGCCATCCGGATTGACGGAGCTGCCTTTGCTGATTTTCTCTCGGCGCACTTTGATCGGGCACTAACCATGATGTCGGTCGTAACAGAAAGACTATGTCAAATGTTGCGCCAGACCGAGGAACTCAAATGCCGGTCAGCGGCCCAACGTTTGGGGATATATTTGCTTGCAGATGCCGTTCCTGTCGGAGATGTGCATGAAACGCCGCTTACCGTGGAAAAGTCTGCGTTGGCTCGCAAGATTGGCATGACAAGCGAGACATTTTCCCGGGCGCTTAAAAAGTTGTCGGAACATGGCGTTTCCCAACACTCCAACGGGTACATCATCCGTATTGCAGATACCGAGATGCTGGCCGAGTGGTGTGGTTTATCAAGCAGTGAAGCCAGGGAGGAACAGTCTGATGGTTTCAAGGTCGCTGTCTAG